The stretch of DNA CGGATGCAACAGGCCAGCTCCCGCTTCTCCGAGTACACGCGCGCCGTGATGTTCTGCTGTTTCAGCTGCTGGTCGTTTGCGCCACTCCCAGGTTTAGACCAGACGCTCCGGGGTATGGACAGGCGTATggccagcggcagctccgTCCTCTCGCGCGGCCCCAGCACAAAGTTGGACGCCCCTATGACGGTGCAGACATCGGTGTCCCTCTGGTCCACTTCCACGAAGAACTCCATGGCGCAGGAGAAGGGGTTTGCGAAGGGTGTTCGCACCACCTCAGGGCGCCATGAGATGACGAGCACGTCGTGCTCGACAGTGAGGCGGTTCAGCAACGCCTCCGCAATGCGCTGCGACttgacggcggcgcgctcCCGCTcaaggtggcgcaggcgatACTCTAACTCGGCGGCCGCCTGTGCGgcctgcacgtgtgtgtcggGCACacccagcagctgcggcgccgcccctacgctttgctgctgctcccgtTGCTGTGCCTTGAAGTACTGTGCGCGTTGCCAGTGAAGAGTGCCTGCTCCATCCGTGGCGCTTTTTGCTTGTTTCCCTGGTGAAGCGTCAGTAGTGGGCGAGGCCGATGCGCCGCCGTTCGTCACCGCGGTGCCGTTGATAGCGGAGGACCCTGTGATCAATCCTGTCGGGCTCAATCGGTCGGCATGCCGCAGCTTCTTCGCGATTATGACGCGACTCTGCACATTCTCCGGCAGACGCACGGTagcgagcgcagcagcacagctccTTTCATCACCAGAGGCGACCGAGATGCCCACGCAGAAGACggtgaggtgcagctgccccgCATGCCGCATCACTGGAAACACTTTCGGCGGCACCACCTGCTCCGTCATGCTCAGGtcccgctgcagcaccacgtcCATGGAGGTCATGGCGCACATGGCCGAGATCGGCCGGCGGAAAGCGGCCAGTGGCAAACTTGCTGTGGCGACGTAGAACATACTGAGCGCGTCGTACAAGTGCACGTAGACAGTAGCGTTGCTCGCTGATTTGTACTTGCGCATGGCACCGCTCTGCAGCGCTTCTGTCGGCTCACACCACACAAAGCCAGCCTCGTGGCGATCGTCGTATACTTTGAAGCTCTCGTTTGTTGGCGTCTTCTCCACAGAGACGGCGTGCAAGGGACCCACCTGTTGATGCGGCAAAGGACcaaacgagaagagaagacatACGTCTGCTGGCATGTGCAAGGCGTTGTCCACGGTAATGCCCTCCACCCGGAAGCCGTAAAGAGACGACGTGAGTTCGCCAAGGGCTGGCGCCGTATCGTCCAGCAGCGTCCCATGTAGAGGATGCAGAATAGGTTGCACGCCTTCTTGCATAAGCTTGAGTGCCCTCCACGAGACGGCGAGGGGCCGCGGCGCGAGATCGATCACGTCGATGCGGCCGTCCGCCAGGCCCCTGTTGAGGCGTTCCTGTAGTGCAGGACTGAGGGCTGACAATCCGCTGCTTCCACCCTCGCCGCGAGTCTGTCGGAGAATCATGTCTTGTGACTCGCGCACCTTGTGTAACTCCTCCATGATGCTGCAGAGCAATTTGAAGACGCCTACACTGTCTCCGCTGTCGGGTGCCGACAATCCAGGAGCGGCCGCTGCACCACTTTCGGTGGGTGTTGGCAAACCTTCGTAGCTCGTTGGCCCCACcgcaacgccaccgccaggAACGTCGGCGGTAGAAAGAACTTGCGTCGGCCTCGGTGTGGcgaagacggaggaggcggaggacgTCAACGATGAGTAGCTTACCTCGTCCTTCGTAATTTcctccggctgctgctgtgctgctaccgccgaggtggcggcgacggcgcctgCGGGCGGTGCCCCGGCTGAAATGCCGGTATCATGGTACTCGACGGTGAGGGTTACCGCGATGGGCACCCGCCCGTACGAGCTCGTGGAGTCCACCATCAGCAGCCGAGCGTCCTCGCAGGAGAATGGGCCCTTCAAGGCTGGAAGGTTCTCTACTCGGATGTCGCGGTCCCGCATCGGCATCATGCAAAGCGGCAGCACGCAGAAGCCAAACACAGCAAAGATGCGTGAGCCCGGCGCGCGGCGACGTATGGCCAGAACCAGCGACGTGGCGGAGTGCACGGGTAGCCGGTCAATCTCGAGGGGCAGGTCAGAGCGCAGAAGGACCGTGTTGGCGTCCGGCGCTGCAGACAGACGTCGAGTGgatgcggaggaggtgatCGATGAAGAGTTACGCTGACCGCCGTCGTTCGAGGTCTTTAACACCAGTGATACTTCGCTCCCCTTCCCGAGCTGCTGAAAGCCATTATgggccaccgctgcgacgGACCACTCCGCGTCCGGGTCTGCTAGGTTCAACGCTGACTCCTTTGTTGAACCCGACAGCTCAATGCTCCTCACGCACAGTCGGAAAAGTGAGGTACCAGGGGTCGGCGTAGCACGTGTGAAGTCCTCGGAGACGAAGATGCCAGGCGGCACGAGCTCCCCCATCAGCTGCGTAAGTGCTGTGTCCTGGTCCATGGCCACATCGCATATCAGCGCGACGTCGCTCGGGGTCGTCGGCAGACTTACCGCAGGCCACGAGTTCATCTCTACgagcaggaggtgcgcaCTTCCAGGCCGCAGCTTGACCGAGATGGTGCCGCTTTTTACCTCCTCCACTGGGCAAAAGCCCCATCTGGTAACCCGGTACTCTTCTAGCGGCGCCGACGGTCGAATGTCCTGCACCACAGTCTCCACCACAAGGAGCTGAGTGGGTGCGACTTGCACAGCCAGTGACCGCGTCATATCACGCGCCTCCAGCTGGTACGTCGCGCCAACAAACATTTTGCGTTCGGGGTCGAAGATGGCGAGATTGACAGCCTCTACATCGCTTGGCATAACAGGCTGCTTAGTCAGCTCAAGAAATCTGAGACGCAGCGTGTGTACAGCTCCGCCATGGGATTGAACCTGCTTGCGGGCCGCCGCGCATTCCCACGTATCGTGCCTGAAGGCGttggagagcagcaggcgcgccgTCTGCTCCGCTGAGCGAGAGCGccacgctgcgctgccggaATGCGGCATCTCTGCAAGCAAGTTTGTGTGGTGCCCCCCAGTGTGCCGAGTTGCTTCGCGCCTACCGcctctttgtttgtttaTGCACCTCAACCGAGTGGAGAAACACAAGAGCAGCTgtagccgctgctgctgccgcctctcctccttccgtATCGGTATcgcggtggagaggggacTGGGAGTGTTGCCAGTCCACGGCTTCGTGGTCGTGGCGGTGTGTCACTTTCCTTCGTTGGCGGTCTCTATGAAAGGATGGAAAAGAAGAACGCAGCACACAGCGGAGTGGCGTACGTCAGGCTGCAAAGTAATCGCTATCTGATGACGTCAACGTAAAGGTTGTTGCCTGCTGTTTTTGAGTGCCTCCCTTCCTGTCTTGACGGAGTACGCTGTGTATGTGAAGAAGTGAGCCTgtgtcggggggggggggaggcaggggagTTGCGGGAGGGTTCGTCTCTATTCCTCTCGCAGAGCACAGTGTGCACTCTTGCGTGAGTGCCTCTTTGTGTGACCgtactctctttctctctctctctgtgaatGAGCCTGCGCTTGTGCACGGCGACCAACACAGACCGACACCACCGGCACACCTGTTGGAGTACTTCGGGTTTATCcctggagagagagagaagcaacatTCACGCAAAACAAGCAGGAGGGAAGATTGGCGGGAGTATGAACGAGAGAGCAGGTAGGCAGACAGGGATCGGTGATGACAGTAAATATGAAATGGCAGGTGAGTCTCGTTCCCACAAAGGGCGCACGTCGACGATACGGCTCATGCTGGGGCCTCGACTCCATGCATGTGTCGCACAGACCACGAAAAGGATGAGGGACGACGGAGGGCAGCAAGGTGAAGGGAGAGCATGGGTACACGCAGCCTTGCAGTGCTCATACAAGCACAGACCTCCTCCAACACCCACAACAGCGcactcctccttccccccttcttgccTGTTGACGACTGGCACACGCAGAACTtagcacaccgacacaccgcagcgcatGCACCACCCCACAACTCATTCCGTCTGTGTTGCTGAGACACCTGCGGTGGGCGTGCCGTCAACTCGCTGCACAACACTGCGGCGACGACTCATCGCCTCTGCATGCCAAGGACGGACCTCGAACGGCCCCAACGTCGACAAGTTGAGTGTTGCCTGTAccagtcacacacacacacacacacacgtctgCACTGCACATACCATGCATGTCTGTACCACTTCTTAGAGTTATAAGTGGGCAGCATACGGGTGGCAGATTCGTGCAAGGccagccacacgcacacttcaCCGGCCACGTCTTCGTCCTTTCCACGGGATTAATGCCACACATGGCCATAAAAAGGCGCGGATGGATGATGGCcgtgggtggtggcagctCGATGAACAGAGCGAGGTAGACGAGCTGCTTTATGTTAAGATGGTGGCTCCTGTCTATCACTTGCACACTCatgtgggagaggggaggggggtacgACGGGGTCTTA from Leishmania panamensis strain MHOM/PA/94/PSC-1 chromosome 25 sequence encodes:
- a CDS encoding hypothetical protein (TriTrypDB/GeneDB-style sysID: LpmP.25.2080); this encodes MPHSGSAAWRSRSAEQTARLLLSNAFRHDTWECAAARKQVQSHGGAVHTLRLRFLELTKQPVMPSDVEAVNLAIFDPERKMFVGATYQLEARDMTRSLAVQVAPTQLLVVETVVQDIRPSAPLEEYRVTRWGFCPVEEVKSGTISVKLRPGSAHLLLVEMNSWPAVSLPTTPSDVALICDVAMDQDTALTQLMGELVPPGIFVSEDFTRATPTPGTSLFRLCVRSIELSGSTKESALNLADPDAEWSVAAVAHNGFQQLGKGSEVSLVLKTSNDGGQRNSSSITSSASTRRLSAAPDANTVLLRSDLPLEIDRLPVHSATSLVLAIRRRAPGSRIFAVFGFCVLPLCMMPMRDRDIRVENLPALKGPFSCEDARLLMVDSTSSYGRVPIAVTLTVEYHDTGISAGAPPAGAVAATSAVAAQQQPEEITKDEVSYSSLTSSASSVFATPRPTQVLSTADVPGGGVAVGPTSYEGLPTPTESGAAAAPGLSAPDSGDSVGVFKLLCSIMEELHKVRESQDMILRQTRGEGGSSGLSALSPALQERLNRGLADGRIDVIDLAPRPLAVSWRALKLMQEGVQPILHPLHGTLLDDTAPALGELTSSLYGFRVEGITVDNALHMPADVCLLFSFGPLPHQQVGPLHAVSVEKTPTNESFKVYDDRHEAGFVWCEPTEALQSGAMRKYKSASNATVYVHLYDALSMFYVATASLPLAAFRRPISAMCAMTSMDVVLQRDLSMTEQVVPPKVFPVMRHAGQLHLTVFCVGISVASGDERSCAAALATVRLPENVQSRVIIAKKLRHADRLSPTGLITGSSAINGTAVTNGGASASPTTDASPGKQAKSATDGAGTLHWQRAQYFKAQQREQQQSVGAAPQLLGVPDTHVQAAQAAAELEYRLRHLERERAAVKSQRIAEALLNRLTVEHDVLVISWRPEVVRTPFANPFSCAMEFFVEVDQRDTDVCTVIGASNFVLGPRERTELPLAIRLSIPRSVWSKPGSGANDQQLKQQNITARVYSEKRELACCIRIHATVEPPVVDRRYEIFGAPGTEVVKSILARTFSPASFPVISDKTALLQRMRELCAFVAVSGEKTSVSTNVVLDPITQTYVTAWEEATMTTKIPEETGRQRIEYVALFYDAAMSRLYETWEICVFACDSFMTRDIYWGQTTALGLPAEGTSDLYCSDTAVTVERRGASYVLRLHPRDVGTQRMLLHTLQNDVLKKTLLTVSTVHPTPTYTQVMELSLAEVQGPVLRRLTFVNRGEKEEAFQVNHNYRFNLLVSPSKFTLAPSDTQFVSLQFDLLTLPPGQLEGRWPVWIFINNSEDKTVESYHLQLVVRAHPVVRVEA